A segment of the Paracoccus suum genome:
AACACGCCCTGCACCTTGTTGGTCGCCAGCGCCTGCGTCGGCGGCACGCCGGCCAGCAGCAGCGCCGGAACGGTGATCAACCCGCCGCCGCCGGCGATGGCGTCGACAAACCCGGCCGCAACGGCCGCCGCGATCAGGGCCGCGAGGATCTGGGGGTCGAGGGTCATGCCGCGAATTCGTCCCGGTGATAACCCTGCAGATACAGAAGACCGGTCAGGTCGGCATGATCCAGCCGGATCGGGGCCTGCGCCGCCACGGTCGGCTTTGCGTGCAGCGCGACGCCGGTCCCGGCGGCCAACAGCATCGGCAGATCGTTAGCACCGTCGCCGACCGCGATGGCATCGGCTGGGGTCAGCCCGCGCGCGGCGGCGATCTGGTGCAGCGCCTCGACCTTGGCCTCGCGGCCGAGGATCGGCATGCCGACCTGCCCCAGCAACACCCCGTCCGAGGCGAGCAGCGTGTTCGCCCGGTCCTCGTCAAAGCCGAGGGCCTTGGCGACCGGCGCGGTGAAGTCGGTGAACCCGCCCGAGACGAGCGCCGCATAGGCACCGTGCGCGCGCATCGTCGCGACCAGCGCTGCCCCGCCAGCGGCCAGGGTGATGCGCGTGGCCAAAACCTCGGCGATTGCGGCTTCGGGCAGCCCGCTCAGCAGGCCGACACGCTCGATCAGCGCCTCCTCGAAGTCCAGCTCGCCATTCATCGCGCGGGTGGTGATCGCCGCGACGCGGCCGCCGACGCCGGCGAAATCGGCCAGCTCGTCAATGCATTCCTGCGAGATCATGGTCGAATCCATGTCCGCCAAAAGCAGCGCCTTTCGCCGCGCACCCTCCGGCTGGATCGCGAGATCAAAGCCGTCGCCATGAAGCGTGGCCCATGT
Coding sequences within it:
- the serB gene encoding phosphoserine phosphatase SerB is translated as MPIVTLLAAPARADLTQGILDIALRGMDGTDAHWLATGLAAEFAAPSGDAFHATWATLHGDGFDLAIQPEGARRKALLLADMDSTMISQECIDELADFAGVGGRVAAITTRAMNGELDFEEALIERVGLLSGLPEAAIAEVLATRITLAAGGAALVATMRAHGAYAALVSGGFTDFTAPVAKALGFDEDRANTLLASDGVLLGQVGMPILGREAKVEALHQIAAARGLTPADAIAVGDGANDLPMLLAAGTGVALHAKPTVAAQAPIRLDHADLTGLLYLQGYHRDEFAA